In the Streptomyces sp. NBC_00525 genome, one interval contains:
- a CDS encoding DeoR/GlpR family DNA-binding transcription regulator: MSRDARWSALLELVGRHGRVDVEDAAKALDVSAATIRRDLDQLAEQQLLTRTRGGAVAHGVSYELALRHKAGRNAPEKQAIGRAVADLVAPGEVVGLTGGTTVTEVARSLAVRPDLADDGRAGQPALTVVTNALNIANELAIRPQFKLVVTGGVARPQSYELTGPLAAGVLGEITLDVAVLGVNAIDTGRGAYVHHEGEAGVNRLLARQAQRVVVAADSSKIGRRAFARVCDLSLVDFLVTDRGIDPEASARLTEAGVTVVAV; the protein is encoded by the coding sequence ATGTCCAGGGACGCCCGGTGGAGCGCACTGCTGGAACTCGTGGGCCGGCACGGCCGGGTGGACGTCGAGGACGCGGCGAAGGCGCTGGACGTCTCGGCCGCCACCATCCGCCGGGATCTGGACCAGCTCGCCGAGCAGCAGCTCCTCACCCGTACGCGGGGCGGCGCGGTCGCCCACGGCGTCAGCTACGAACTGGCGCTCCGGCACAAGGCGGGGCGCAACGCCCCCGAGAAGCAGGCGATCGGCCGTGCCGTCGCCGACCTGGTCGCGCCCGGTGAGGTCGTCGGCCTCACCGGCGGCACCACCGTCACCGAGGTGGCCCGCTCGCTGGCCGTCCGCCCCGACCTGGCGGACGACGGCCGGGCGGGGCAGCCGGCGCTCACCGTGGTGACGAACGCGCTCAACATCGCCAACGAGCTGGCGATCCGGCCGCAGTTCAAGCTGGTGGTGACCGGCGGGGTCGCCCGGCCCCAGTCGTACGAGCTGACCGGCCCGCTGGCCGCCGGGGTGCTGGGCGAGATCACGCTGGACGTGGCCGTGCTCGGCGTCAACGCGATCGACACCGGTCGCGGCGCGTACGTGCACCACGAGGGCGAGGCCGGCGTGAACCGGCTGCTCGCCCGGCAGGCCCAGCGCGTGGTGGTCGCCGCCGACTCCTCGAAGATCGGCAGGCGCGCCTTCGCCCGCGTCTGCGACCTCTCGCTGGTGGACTTCCTCGTCACGGACCGGGGCATCGACCCCGAGGCGTCCGCCCGTCTCACGGAGGCCGGAGTCACGGTCGTCGCCGTCTGA
- a CDS encoding MBL fold metallo-hydrolase, producing MSITGGDVVDLGRGLYAWLPPKRGWGLANCGLLVSPRGALWIDTPYDPALAGQFLAESGKRLPEGVSIDRVIVTHANGDHFWGAGVLPDAEIIVTREAREHIHYEPTPQQQHALVSGGDPATPLGSYLARHFGPFDWSQTEPVKPTTYFTGELELTLGDYPVQITSLAPAHTTGDLMVHLPVQSTVFSGDIIFSSSPEQPGDHPCHWEGPLSNVIAACEQVLATGAETVVPGHGPVIDRAGVREHIAYLEYVQERAHTFHAAGVPAIDAARRVIAEGRHPALGLPERLVVTIGSEYRQLDGSQRPSVVQVITDVATVAQEVEQASETAGRAG from the coding sequence ATGTCGATCACGGGTGGGGATGTCGTTGACCTTGGCAGGGGCCTGTACGCCTGGCTCCCGCCGAAGCGTGGCTGGGGGCTGGCCAACTGCGGCCTGCTCGTCTCGCCCCGCGGCGCGCTGTGGATCGACACCCCGTACGACCCGGCACTCGCCGGGCAGTTCCTCGCCGAGTCCGGCAAGCGGCTGCCCGAGGGCGTCTCCATCGACCGGGTCATCGTCACGCACGCCAACGGCGACCACTTCTGGGGCGCGGGCGTGCTCCCGGACGCCGAGATCATCGTGACGCGCGAGGCCAGGGAGCACATCCACTACGAGCCCACGCCGCAGCAGCAGCACGCCCTGGTCAGCGGCGGCGATCCGGCCACCCCGCTCGGGTCCTACCTCGCACGGCACTTCGGCCCGTTCGACTGGTCGCAGACCGAACCCGTCAAGCCGACCACGTACTTCACCGGCGAACTCGAACTGACCCTGGGCGACTACCCCGTACAGATCACCTCGCTGGCACCCGCGCACACCACCGGCGACCTGATGGTCCATCTGCCGGTCCAGTCCACCGTGTTCAGCGGCGACATCATCTTCTCCTCGTCCCCGGAGCAGCCCGGCGACCACCCGTGCCACTGGGAGGGCCCGCTGAGCAACGTGATCGCGGCCTGCGAACAGGTCCTGGCCACCGGCGCCGAGACCGTCGTCCCCGGCCACGGACCCGTGATCGACCGGGCCGGCGTCCGCGAGCACATCGCCTACCTCGAATACGTGCAGGAGCGCGCCCACACCTTCCACGCCGCGGGCGTGCCCGCCATCGACGCGGCCCGCAGGGTCATCGCCGAGGGCCGCCACCCCGCACTCGGCCTGCCCGAACGGCTCGTGGTGACCATCGGCAGCGAGTACCGGCAGCTCGACGGTTCGCAGCGGCCCAGCGTGGTCCAGGTGATCACCGACGTCGCGACGGTCGCACAGGAAGTGGAGCAGGCCAGTGAGACGGCAGGCAGAGCGGGCTGA
- a CDS encoding ATP-binding protein, which produces MAWIVTVIAFVVAGVAYSRAYRAGLAEQQAVTRAELADRQAKAAEARTAALLDEIRQLARKRIPAAALALSHPSATVPGLREAAEVDGGAALLLTEAVQAARTAVLEERGRVDAAARAAMRGTSAKIQSLLNQSQQLLHELQHEYDDPRILQLDFRNELALRRTQSTAVLCDAWPGLARQNSPLVEIVLGAQSRVAGYERIKVSNHLRDERLALAARAAEPLAIALAELLANATAYSHPDTDVQVTIQQSAGRGAFLVVDDAGIGMDEDALERARALLAGPAEVLLTELGDPPQTGFAVVGRLVVQYGFDCHIEASPFGGMRTILRVPAHLLTVLDEDRDLSALAPAPVSAAADRPAPAAAPGAESGSDGAEDPTGLPSRRRRAPRRTPAAPAGARAAEPATGQMPRTPEAAGASWAALQQGTLNGRSVTGRPAAPDTGARDHQDDQGDDEK; this is translated from the coding sequence ATGGCATGGATCGTCACGGTGATCGCCTTCGTCGTCGCGGGGGTGGCCTACTCGCGCGCCTACCGGGCCGGCCTCGCCGAGCAGCAGGCCGTCACCCGCGCCGAACTCGCCGACCGCCAGGCCAAGGCCGCCGAGGCCCGCACCGCCGCCCTCCTGGACGAGATCCGGCAGCTCGCGCGCAAGCGCATACCCGCCGCGGCCCTCGCCCTCTCGCACCCCAGCGCCACGGTCCCCGGACTGCGCGAGGCGGCCGAGGTGGACGGCGGCGCCGCCCTCCTGCTCACCGAGGCCGTCCAGGCCGCCCGGACCGCGGTCCTGGAGGAGCGCGGGCGCGTGGACGCGGCGGCCCGCGCCGCGATGCGCGGCACCTCCGCCAAGATCCAGTCCCTGCTCAACCAGTCCCAGCAACTGCTCCACGAACTCCAGCACGAGTACGACGACCCGCGCATCCTCCAGCTGGACTTCCGCAACGAACTCGCCCTGCGCCGCACCCAGTCCACCGCGGTGCTCTGCGACGCCTGGCCCGGCCTCGCCCGGCAGAACTCGCCGCTCGTCGAAATCGTCCTCGGCGCCCAGTCGCGCGTCGCCGGCTACGAGCGGATCAAGGTCTCCAACCATCTGCGCGACGAACGCCTCGCGCTCGCCGCACGGGCCGCCGAACCCCTCGCCATCGCCCTCGCCGAACTGCTCGCCAACGCCACCGCGTACTCCCACCCCGACACGGATGTGCAGGTCACCATCCAGCAGAGCGCCGGCCGCGGCGCGTTCCTGGTGGTGGACGACGCCGGCATCGGCATGGACGAGGACGCGCTGGAGCGGGCCCGCGCCCTGCTCGCCGGCCCCGCCGAGGTGCTGCTGACCGAACTGGGCGACCCGCCGCAGACCGGGTTCGCGGTCGTCGGCCGGCTCGTCGTCCAGTACGGCTTCGACTGCCACATCGAGGCGTCCCCGTTCGGCGGCATGCGCACGATCCTGCGCGTCCCCGCCCATCTGCTGACCGTGCTGGACGAGGACCGCGACCTCTCCGCCCTCGCCCCCGCGCCCGTGTCCGCCGCCGCGGACCGGCCCGCCCCCGCCGCCGCGCCCGGTGCGGAATCCGGGTCCGACGGCGCCGAGGACCCCACCGGACTGCCCAGCCGGCGGCGCCGCGCACCGCGCCGCACCCCCGCCGCCCCGGCCGGGGCGCGGGCCGCCGAACCGGCCACCGGACAGATGCCCCGTACACCGGAAGCGGCCGGGGCTTCCTGGGCGGCCCTCCAGCAGGGCACCCTCAACGGCAGGAGCGTCACCGGGCGGCCCGCCGCACCGGACACCGGCGCCCGTGACCACCAGGACGACCAAGGAGACGACGAGAAGTGA
- a CDS encoding roadblock/LC7 domain-containing protein, which yields MSAPSPTSGDLAWVLTPLLELPGVQHAVVATGDGLVEGASPGLDRASGERVAAMTATLHAAARAFTTAFTDVEAPQLAQTVVESDLGFAIVVPAGRNTTLALFAEPGAKLGDIAYQMQVQVTALTRAMHAPNRQSDTAARP from the coding sequence GTGAGCGCCCCCAGCCCCACATCAGGCGACCTCGCATGGGTGCTGACCCCGCTGCTGGAGCTGCCCGGAGTCCAGCACGCCGTGGTCGCCACCGGTGACGGACTCGTCGAAGGCGCCTCACCCGGCCTCGACCGGGCCTCCGGCGAACGGGTCGCCGCGATGACGGCCACCCTGCACGCCGCCGCCCGCGCCTTCACGACCGCGTTCACCGACGTCGAGGCCCCGCAACTGGCCCAGACCGTCGTCGAATCGGACCTCGGCTTCGCCATCGTCGTACCGGCCGGACGCAACACCACGCTCGCGCTCTTCGCGGAGCCCGGCGCCAAGCTCGGCGACATCGCCTACCAGATGCAGGTCCAGGTCACCGCGCTCACCCGGGCGATGCACGCGCCCAACCGCCAATCGGACACCGCCGCGCGGCCATGA
- a CDS encoding DUF742 domain-containing protein, translating to MTPGPARRLIPAYLVTGGRSRPAGPALDRLAVLVRTDAPVPDDAGTQARRLCELLEPGALTVVECAAHLDLPVSATVFLATDLAATGLLLTRPPIPSAGQIDRSLVERLLDGLRSLP from the coding sequence ATGACCCCCGGCCCAGCACGCCGACTGATTCCCGCCTATCTGGTCACCGGCGGCCGGTCCCGCCCCGCCGGCCCCGCGCTCGACCGGCTCGCCGTACTCGTACGAACCGACGCGCCCGTGCCCGACGACGCCGGAACCCAGGCCCGCAGACTGTGCGAGCTGCTGGAACCGGGCGCACTCACCGTCGTCGAGTGCGCGGCCCACCTGGACCTGCCGGTCAGCGCCACCGTCTTCCTGGCCACGGACCTCGCGGCCACCGGACTTCTGCTCACCCGACCGCCGATACCCAGTGCCGGGCAGATCGACAGGTCGCTCGTCGAGAGGTTGCTCGATGGACTCCGCTCCCTCCCCTGA
- a CDS encoding GTP-binding protein produces the protein MDSAPSPDRTGVGYLPAAARTLMKLVVTGPFGVGKTTLIRTLSEIATLHTEEAMTQSSTRVDSTAGLPGKTTTTVAIDFGRLTVPDDLVLYMFGTPGQERFLPLWEDIARGALGALVLVDTRRLADSFAVMDMVEEQGLPYAVAVNRFPDAPAHSDEVLRKHLDLDDATPLVQCDARERRGSIDALIALAEHVLTRMPQPEDAS, from the coding sequence ATGGACTCCGCTCCCTCCCCTGACCGGACCGGCGTCGGCTATCTGCCGGCCGCCGCCAGGACCCTGATGAAACTCGTCGTCACGGGTCCCTTCGGCGTGGGCAAGACGACCCTGATCCGTACCCTCTCGGAGATCGCCACCCTCCACACCGAGGAGGCGATGACCCAGTCCAGCACCCGCGTGGACTCCACCGCCGGACTGCCGGGGAAGACCACCACCACGGTCGCCATCGACTTCGGCCGCCTCACCGTCCCCGACGACCTCGTCCTCTACATGTTCGGCACGCCCGGCCAGGAACGCTTCCTGCCGCTGTGGGAGGACATCGCCCGGGGCGCGCTCGGCGCGCTCGTCCTCGTGGACACCCGGCGGCTCGCCGACTCCTTCGCCGTGATGGACATGGTGGAGGAGCAGGGACTGCCGTACGCGGTCGCGGTGAATCGTTTCCCCGACGCGCCCGCCCACAGCGACGAGGTCCTGCGCAAGCACCTCGACCTGGACGACGCCACCCCGCTGGTCCAGTGCGACGCCCGCGAACGCCGGGGCAGCATCGACGCCCTGATCGCACTCGCCGAGCACGTGCTGACCCGCATGCCGCAGCCCGAGGACGCCTCATGA
- a CDS encoding cytochrome P450, producing the protein MTTYAPPPQPLALFGPAFAADPRAHYRALREHGPLAPVRIAPDIDAMLVTDYQAAVDLLRDTHTFSKDPRAWQATVPPDSPVLPVLGHRPTALFSDGAVHARYRQAINDSLALIEPHILRAEVARVARQLIGRFAATGSGDLIAQYARRLPMHIFVTWFGADPEDGERIVDGIAGMMNSAADAAAAYADLVDVVTRLVADRRARPRRDLTSYFLAHPAGLDNDETVRQITLVMSAGNDPMTNLIGNSILHMLTDERYAGSLHGGAMTAHEAINEVLWRDPPLANLAAHYPRHDTEFHGVRLRAGQLVLVSYAAANAQSAPPASDDGVRSGSSAHLAWSAGPHRCPARQPALLIAMTAIEQLTSLLCDAELAVPAGELLWRPGPFHRALVHLPIRFTPLDTVAAPHRPIAVTDPAEVIPAGSIDT; encoded by the coding sequence ATGACCACGTACGCACCGCCGCCGCAGCCCCTCGCGCTGTTCGGCCCCGCCTTCGCGGCCGACCCGCGGGCGCACTACCGCGCCCTGCGCGAGCACGGCCCGCTCGCACCGGTACGCATCGCCCCCGACATCGACGCGATGCTGGTCACGGACTACCAGGCCGCCGTCGACCTGCTGCGCGACACCCACACCTTCAGCAAGGACCCGCGCGCCTGGCAGGCGACCGTCCCGCCGGACTCGCCGGTGCTGCCCGTGCTCGGCCACCGCCCCACCGCCCTGTTCAGCGACGGCGCCGTGCACGCCCGCTACCGGCAGGCCATCAACGACAGCCTGGCGCTGATCGAACCCCACATCCTGCGCGCCGAGGTGGCCCGCGTCGCCCGCCAGCTCATCGGCCGGTTCGCCGCCACCGGCAGCGGCGACCTCATCGCCCAGTACGCCCGCCGCCTCCCCATGCACATCTTCGTCACCTGGTTCGGCGCCGACCCCGAGGACGGCGAGCGCATCGTCGACGGCATCGCCGGAATGATGAACTCCGCCGCCGACGCAGCCGCCGCGTACGCCGACCTCGTGGACGTCGTCACCCGCCTCGTCGCCGACCGCCGCGCCCGGCCGCGCCGCGACCTCACCTCGTACTTCCTCGCCCACCCGGCCGGGCTCGACAACGACGAGACGGTGCGCCAGATCACCCTGGTGATGAGCGCGGGCAACGACCCGATGACCAACCTCATCGGCAACTCCATCCTCCACATGCTCACCGACGAGCGGTACGCGGGCTCCCTGCACGGCGGCGCGATGACCGCCCACGAGGCGATCAACGAGGTGCTCTGGCGCGACCCGCCGCTCGCCAACCTGGCCGCCCACTACCCGCGCCATGACACCGAGTTCCACGGCGTACGGCTGCGCGCCGGACAGCTCGTCCTCGTCTCGTACGCCGCCGCCAACGCCCAGTCCGCCCCGCCCGCCTCCGACGACGGGGTACGGTCCGGGAGCAGCGCCCACCTCGCCTGGTCGGCCGGTCCGCACCGCTGCCCCGCCCGGCAGCCGGCCCTGCTCATCGCGATGACGGCCATCGAACAGCTCACCAGCCTGCTGTGCGACGCCGAACTGGCCGTACCGGCCGGCGAACTGCTCTGGCGGCCCGGACCGTTCCACCGCGCGCTGGTGCACCTGCCGATCCGCTTCACCCCGCTGGACACCGTCGCCGCGCCCCACCGCCCCATCGCGGTCACGGACCCGGCGGAGGTCATTCCGGCCGGTTCGATCGACACCTGA
- a CDS encoding cell division protein SepF, giving the protein MCGRGGPVSRYDRYDVTDEQWEGLAQVVPLRSRNEWPSRVDHRSVRDEPEAAEQRRMVVLRVQVFADAREVAEYLVAQVPVLLDLTGAENDVAKRILDFTSGVVFGLGSGMHRVDRNVFLLSPVGMEVEGVTAAGVPGA; this is encoded by the coding sequence ATGTGCGGACGGGGTGGTCCGGTGAGCAGGTACGACAGGTACGACGTCACGGACGAGCAGTGGGAGGGGCTGGCCCAGGTCGTACCGCTGCGCAGCCGCAACGAGTGGCCGTCGCGGGTGGACCACCGCTCCGTCCGGGACGAGCCGGAGGCCGCCGAGCAGCGGCGCATGGTGGTGCTGCGGGTCCAGGTGTTCGCCGACGCCCGCGAGGTCGCCGAGTACCTGGTGGCCCAGGTGCCGGTGCTGCTCGACCTGACCGGCGCGGAGAACGATGTCGCCAAGCGCATCCTGGACTTCACCAGCGGTGTCGTCTTCGGCCTCGGCAGCGGGATGCACCGGGTGGACCGCAACGTCTTCCTGCTGTCGCCCGTGGGCATGGAGGTCGAGGGCGTCACGGCGGCCGGGGTGCCGGGGGCGTAG
- a CDS encoding nucleotide pyrophosphohydrolase: MDELDVRTLQRRLADFAAARDWGPYHTPKNLASALSVEAAELVEIFQWLTPEQSARVMEDPATAPRVADEVADVLAYLLQFCEVLGIDVLAALAAKIERNETRFPVPEPDEESTDGSHRHSSE; this comes from the coding sequence GTGGACGAACTCGATGTACGGACCCTCCAGCGCCGGCTGGCCGACTTCGCGGCCGCCCGCGACTGGGGGCCGTACCACACCCCGAAGAACCTGGCCTCGGCGCTGAGCGTGGAGGCCGCCGAACTCGTCGAGATCTTCCAGTGGCTGACGCCCGAGCAGTCGGCGCGGGTCATGGAGGACCCGGCGACGGCGCCCAGGGTGGCCGACGAGGTCGCGGACGTGCTGGCGTATCTGCTCCAGTTCTGCGAGGTGCTGGGCATCGACGTCCTGGCGGCGCTGGCGGCCAAGATCGAACGGAACGAGACCCGCTTTCCCGTTCCGGAACCGGACGAGGAATCAACGGACGGATCACACCGTCACTCTTCGGAGTGA
- a CDS encoding DUF6099 family protein, translated as MEAERLVSVIRQALAQSRGTPDIIAEAWQAQALAQAVGSRLAASGPQDLRGEACALSEIGGRSSGALDHPAARAGVARAARLTGIADPRAALTGLSVLLGEVGMALVGVACETDEQSLYWQCMEAIDAADESTDRVRGMLRLLDARERGEPGRGRERDGPHGAPHDAVSPVTGIQ; from the coding sequence ATGGAAGCGGAGCGGTTGGTATCGGTCATCAGGCAGGCGCTGGCACAGAGCCGGGGCACGCCGGACATCATCGCCGAGGCCTGGCAGGCCCAGGCGCTGGCCCAGGCGGTCGGCAGCCGGCTGGCGGCGAGCGGACCGCAGGACTTACGGGGGGAGGCGTGTGCCCTCAGCGAGATCGGCGGCCGGAGCAGTGGCGCGCTGGACCATCCGGCGGCCCGTGCCGGGGTGGCCCGCGCGGCGCGGCTGACCGGGATCGCCGATCCCCGCGCGGCCCTGACGGGGCTGAGCGTGCTGCTGGGGGAGGTCGGCATGGCCCTGGTCGGGGTGGCGTGCGAGACCGATGAGCAGAGCCTGTACTGGCAGTGCATGGAGGCGATCGACGCCGCCGACGAGTCGACGGACCGGGTCCGGGGCATGCTCCGGCTGCTCGACGCGCGGGAGCGCGGGGAGCCCGGGCGCGGCCGGGAGCGCGACGGCCCGCACGGCGCGCCGCACGACGCGGTGAGCCCGGTGACCGGCATCCAGTGA
- a CDS encoding LLM class F420-dependent oxidoreductase, which yields MDLRIFTEPQQGASYDTLLTVAKATEDLGFDAFYRSDHYLRMGQGDGLPGPTDAWITLAGLARETKRIRLGTLMTAGTFRLPGVLAIQVAQVDRMSGGRVELGLGAGWFEEEHKAYGIPFPKEKFGRLEEQLAIVTGLWATEVGKTFSYDGTYYQLTDSPALPKPAQSKVPVLIGGHGAKRTPRLAAQYADEFNIPFASLEDSEKQFGRVREAAEAAGRAPDDLVYSNALVVCVGRDDAEVARRAAAIGREVPELKANGLAGSPAEVVDKIGRYAEIGASRVYLQVLDLDDLDHLELIASQVQSQLV from the coding sequence ATGGATCTTCGCATCTTCACCGAGCCCCAGCAGGGCGCCAGCTACGACACCCTTCTCACCGTCGCCAAGGCCACCGAGGACCTCGGCTTCGACGCCTTCTACCGCTCCGACCACTACCTGCGCATGGGACAGGGGGACGGCCTGCCCGGCCCCACGGACGCGTGGATCACCCTGGCCGGTCTGGCCCGCGAGACCAAGCGCATCCGCCTCGGCACGCTGATGACCGCGGGCACGTTCCGGCTCCCCGGCGTCCTCGCCATCCAGGTGGCGCAGGTCGACCGGATGTCCGGCGGGCGCGTCGAGCTGGGCCTGGGCGCGGGCTGGTTCGAGGAGGAGCACAAGGCGTACGGCATCCCCTTCCCGAAGGAGAAGTTCGGCCGCCTGGAGGAGCAGCTCGCGATCGTCACGGGCCTGTGGGCGACCGAGGTCGGCAAGACGTTCAGCTACGACGGCACGTACTACCAGCTGACGGACTCGCCGGCGCTGCCGAAGCCGGCCCAGTCGAAGGTGCCCGTGCTCATCGGCGGGCACGGCGCGAAGCGCACCCCGCGCCTGGCCGCCCAGTACGCCGACGAGTTCAACATCCCGTTCGCCTCTCTGGAGGACAGCGAGAAGCAGTTCGGCAGGGTCCGGGAGGCGGCCGAGGCGGCGGGCCGCGCGCCCGACGACCTGGTGTACTCCAACGCGCTGGTCGTCTGCGTCGGCCGGGACGACGCGGAGGTCGCGCGCCGGGCCGCCGCGATCGGCCGCGAGGTGCCCGAGCTGAAGGCGAACGGGCTGGCCGGCTCGCCCGCCGAGGTGGTGGACAAGATCGGCCGGTACGCGGAGATCGGCGCGTCCCGCGTCTACCTTCAGGTGCTGGACCTCGACGACCTGGACCACCTGGAGCTGATCGCGTCCCAGGTCCAGTCCCAGCTGGTCTGA
- the mmuM gene encoding homocysteine S-methyltransferase: MRAPGPGGPSRPLAEALAGGVVLLDGGLSNQLEAQGCDLSGELWSARLLADGPEQIVAAHTAYVRAGAQVLITAGYQASFEGFARRGTGREEAAGLFARSVELARRAAGAVDRDVWVAASVGPYGAVRADGSEYRGRYGLTVRELERFHRPRIEALAAAGPDVLALETVPDVDEARALLRVAAECGLPVWLSYTVAGGRTRAGQPLDEAFALVRGNEQVIAAGVNCCDPAEAEDAVRAAAEVAGKPVVVYPNSGERWDASAGAWSGPPTFAPALADTWRRSGARLIGGCCRVGPDTIAGLAAVLGGGDRRGG; encoded by the coding sequence GTGAGGGCGCCCGGCCCCGGAGGTCCGTCCCGGCCGCTCGCGGAGGCGCTGGCCGGGGGCGTGGTGCTGCTGGACGGCGGGCTGTCCAACCAGCTGGAGGCGCAGGGCTGCGACCTGTCCGGGGAGCTGTGGTCCGCGCGGCTGCTCGCGGACGGTCCCGAGCAGATCGTGGCCGCCCACACGGCGTATGTGCGGGCGGGCGCCCAGGTGCTCATCACCGCCGGCTACCAGGCGAGCTTCGAGGGGTTCGCGCGGCGCGGGACCGGGCGGGAGGAGGCGGCCGGCCTCTTCGCCCGCAGCGTGGAGCTGGCCCGGCGGGCGGCCGGTGCGGTGGACCGGGACGTCTGGGTGGCGGCCTCGGTCGGCCCGTACGGGGCGGTGCGGGCGGACGGCTCCGAGTACCGGGGCCGGTACGGGCTCACGGTCCGGGAGCTGGAGCGCTTCCACCGCCCCCGGATCGAGGCGCTGGCCGCCGCCGGGCCGGACGTCCTGGCGCTGGAGACCGTGCCGGACGTGGACGAGGCGCGGGCGCTGCTGCGGGTGGCGGCGGAGTGCGGGCTGCCGGTGTGGCTGTCCTACACCGTGGCCGGCGGCAGGACGCGGGCCGGGCAGCCGCTGGACGAGGCGTTCGCCCTGGTCCGGGGCAACGAGCAGGTGATCGCGGCCGGGGTGAACTGCTGCGACCCCGCCGAGGCGGAGGACGCGGTGCGGGCGGCGGCGGAGGTGGCGGGCAAGCCGGTCGTCGTCTACCCGAACAGCGGCGAGCGCTGGGACGCCTCTGCCGGAGCCTGGTCCGGCCCGCCCACGTTCGCCCCCGCCCTGGCCGACACCTGGCGGCGGTCGGGCGCCCGCCTCATCGGCGGCTGCTGCCGGGTGGGCCCGGACACCATCGCCGGTCTTGCGGCGGTGCTCGGGGGCGGAGACCGGCGAGGGGGGTGA
- a CDS encoding 3' terminal RNA ribose 2'-O-methyltransferase Hen1, whose product MFLTISTTGTPERPATDLGFLLHKHPDRSQTFSTSHGTAHVFYPEASAQRCTAALLLEVDPVALVRKGKGKGRGGAPDAALAQYVNDRPYAASSLLSVALSTVFKSALSGACKAMPERAAAPMELRIEVPALPARGGAELVRKLFGPLGWTRVEAVAVPLDEKFPEWGDSRYVRLVLEGELRLADALRQLYVLLPVLDDAKHYWVAPDEVDKLLRAGDGWLAEHPEQKLITSRYLARRWGLTRQAMERLELVRLAESDDLDVESVDNAVDEASDTEERPVPLAVRRREAILAALTAAGASRVLDLGCGQGQLVQALLKDVRFTEIVGLDVSMRALTIASRRLKLDRMGERQAARVTLRQGSLTYTDKRLKGYDAAVLSEVVEHLDPERLPALEFAVFGSARPRTVLVTTPNVEYNVRWESLPAGHTRHSDHRFEWTRTEFRAWAGTVAARHGYGVEFVPVGPDDPEVGPPTQMAVFTIAATTETEKEAKAA is encoded by the coding sequence GTGTTCCTGACGATCAGTACAACCGGCACCCCGGAACGTCCCGCCACCGATCTCGGCTTCCTGCTGCACAAGCATCCCGACCGGTCGCAGACGTTCTCCACCTCCCACGGCACCGCGCACGTCTTCTATCCCGAGGCGTCCGCGCAGCGGTGCACGGCGGCCCTGCTGCTGGAGGTCGATCCCGTCGCGCTGGTGCGCAAGGGGAAGGGCAAGGGCCGGGGCGGCGCGCCCGACGCGGCGCTCGCGCAGTACGTCAACGACCGCCCCTACGCGGCCTCCTCGCTGCTGTCCGTCGCGCTGAGCACCGTCTTCAAGTCCGCGCTGAGCGGTGCCTGCAAGGCGATGCCCGAGCGGGCGGCGGCCCCCATGGAGCTGCGGATCGAAGTGCCCGCCCTGCCGGCCCGTGGTGGTGCCGAGCTGGTGCGCAAGCTCTTCGGTCCGCTCGGATGGACGCGGGTGGAGGCGGTCGCCGTACCGCTCGACGAGAAGTTTCCGGAGTGGGGCGACTCGCGGTACGTACGGCTGGTGCTGGAGGGCGAGTTGCGGCTCGCCGACGCACTGCGCCAGCTGTACGTACTGCTGCCGGTGCTCGACGACGCCAAGCACTACTGGGTGGCGCCGGACGAGGTGGACAAGCTGCTGCGCGCCGGTGACGGCTGGCTGGCCGAGCACCCCGAGCAGAAGCTGATCACCAGCCGCTACCTGGCCCGGCGCTGGGGACTGACCCGGCAGGCCATGGAGCGGCTGGAACTGGTGCGGCTCGCCGAATCGGACGACCTGGACGTCGAAAGCGTCGACAACGCCGTGGACGAGGCATCGGACACCGAGGAGCGGCCGGTTCCGCTGGCCGTGCGGCGGCGCGAGGCGATCCTCGCCGCGCTCACCGCCGCCGGGGCGAGCCGGGTCCTGGACCTGGGCTGCGGACAGGGCCAGTTGGTGCAGGCGCTGCTCAAGGACGTCCGGTTCACCGAGATCGTCGGCCTCGACGTGTCGATGCGCGCCCTGACCATCGCCTCGCGCCGGCTGAAGCTGGACCGGATGGGGGAGCGGCAGGCCGCCCGGGTGACCCTGCGGCAGGGCTCGCTCACGTACACCGACAAGCGGCTCAAGGGGTACGACGCGGCGGTGCTGAGCGAGGTCGTCGAACACCTGGACCCGGAGCGGCTGCCCGCCCTGGAGTTCGCCGTGTTCGGCTCCGCGCGTCCCCGCACCGTGCTCGTGACCACGCCCAACGTCGAGTACAACGTGCGCTGGGAGAGTCTGCCCGCCGGGCACACCCGCCACAGCGACCACCGCTTCGAGTGGACCCGGACCGAATTCCGCGCCTGGGCCGGAACGGTGGCCGCACGGCACGGCTACGGCGTCGAGTTCGTGCCCGTGGGCCCCGACGACCCCGAGGTCGGCCCGCCCACCCAGATGGCGGTCTTCACGATCGCCGCCACCACCGAGACCGAGAAGGAGGCGAAAGCCGCATGA